In Metasolibacillus fluoroglycofenilyticus, a single window of DNA contains:
- a CDS encoding zinc-dependent alcohol dehydrogenase, which yields MMTTYYNAGIYKGANCVAVEQCPMPKVGPNDVLLKNLRGGICGTDINIVKYGSEMGIRFDKEFGHEFAGIIEAKGENVLSLEVGMFVAVNPITAKRAGRRFSLEAGGFSQYVLIEDAKIHHNLFPLNDTVSPDEGALVEPMSVGTHGAFSVNPQGDENIVILGAGPIGLSAAAMLIGEGITNVAVVDMVDWRLEKAREIGAQVIDTSKISLQEGLTNIFGSVNVYGVDVPNVDAFVDAAGAAPLFHQVMQIVKPNARIAIIAVYKDEIPVSLAQVMSKEVKIIGASGYTNEDILKVINHLNNRKTSIATMITHTYPLSEIQAAFDTAIAAKDSIKVIVDLEGDVS from the coding sequence ATGATGACAACTTATTATAATGCTGGTATTTACAAAGGTGCGAATTGCGTAGCAGTAGAGCAATGTCCAATGCCGAAAGTTGGCCCAAATGATGTATTGCTAAAAAATTTGCGCGGAGGTATTTGTGGTACAGATATTAATATTGTGAAATACGGCTCGGAAATGGGAATTCGCTTTGACAAAGAATTTGGTCATGAATTTGCTGGCATAATTGAAGCAAAGGGCGAGAATGTATTGAGCTTAGAAGTAGGTATGTTTGTTGCGGTGAACCCAATCACAGCAAAACGAGCAGGTCGTCGCTTTAGCCTTGAGGCAGGCGGATTTTCACAATATGTATTAATTGAAGATGCGAAGATTCATCATAACTTATTTCCATTGAACGACACTGTGTCACCTGATGAAGGGGCATTGGTTGAACCAATGAGTGTTGGAACACACGGTGCATTTTCGGTGAACCCGCAGGGGGATGAGAATATCGTCATTTTAGGTGCGGGACCAATTGGCTTATCAGCCGCCGCAATGTTAATCGGTGAAGGGATTACAAATGTTGCAGTTGTCGATATGGTGGACTGGCGCTTAGAAAAAGCAAGGGAAATTGGTGCACAAGTGATTGACACTTCGAAAATATCATTACAAGAAGGTTTAACAAATATTTTTGGGTCAGTTAATGTCTATGGTGTAGATGTACCAAATGTAGATGCCTTCGTTGACGCTGCTGGTGCTGCTCCATTGTTCCACCAAGTTATGCAAATAGTGAAGCCTAACGCCCGCATCGCAATCATCGCGGTATATAAAGATGAGATACCTGTAAGCTTAGCACAAGTTATGAGCAAGGAAGTAAAAATTATCGGTGCATCAGGCTACACGAATGAGGATATTTTAAAAGTAATTAATCATTTAAACAATAGAAAAACTTCGATTGCGACGATGATTACACATACGTATCCGCTGAGTGAAATTCAAGCAGCTTTTGATACCGCCATTGCTGCGAAAGATTCAATTAAAGTAATCGTTGATTTAGAGGGTGACGTATCATAA
- a CDS encoding alpha/beta hydrolase: protein MYSTYCKYDYPIEVFVPETPAPEGGFPVIFVLDGQRYAQMMFIAMENQMLMSEKTGVQPNIIVSVGHNQDGDRNRRFYDFTAPAEQYHFPTYKGKKIEPVPVGGAADFKQFFIEELIPYICANYNVNRAHFSLYGHSLGGLFSLWCYLTESNLFEKYVAVSPSIWWNNHELLQILHETTEKRLTPVAIYVGGEEGEMVDDAMTFYNNRHSASLLAQFYVALEENHASVVPTTLSKALRFISS, encoded by the coding sequence ATGTATTCAACTTATTGTAAGTATGATTATCCAATCGAAGTATTTGTACCAGAAACACCTGCTCCAGAGGGTGGCTTTCCTGTCATTTTTGTATTAGATGGACAGCGCTATGCACAGATGATGTTTATTGCGATGGAAAATCAAATGCTTATGAGCGAGAAAACAGGGGTTCAGCCAAATATTATTGTAAGTGTCGGACATAATCAGGATGGAGATAGGAATCGTCGATTTTATGATTTCACTGCACCGGCTGAGCAATATCATTTTCCTACGTATAAAGGAAAGAAAATAGAGCCAGTTCCTGTAGGAGGTGCAGCAGATTTTAAGCAGTTTTTTATTGAGGAGTTAATCCCATATATTTGTGCTAATTATAATGTGAATCGTGCACACTTTTCTTTATATGGGCATTCATTAGGTGGTTTATTTTCACTTTGGTGCTATTTAACAGAATCTAATTTATTTGAAAAATATGTAGCTGTAAGCCCTTCAATTTGGTGGAATAACCATGAGTTATTGCAAATTTTACATGAAACAACAGAAAAAAGATTAACACCTGTTGCAATTTACGTTGGCGGAGAGGAAGGTGAAATGGTGGATGACGCCATGACCTTCTATAATAATCGCCATAGTGCTAGTTTACTAGCCCAATTTTATGTCGCACTAGAAGAAAACCATGCCTCAGTAGTGCCAACAACATTAAGTAAGGCACTGCGCTTTATAAGTAGTTAA
- a CDS encoding TetR/AcrR family transcriptional regulator: MKTHSVQAERTKQFLKKSFIKMVHEKGYNAVTVKDIVTDAGYNRTTFYLHYQDKQDLVEELMQEMSELIQHYSMCKYKRDIPIDVMKMSNLSFDLFYFIYDYRDYFSLLLVEDTLPSIHRQLPDKIYHMLIRHFQFKYNDANTDDQYQKRYMAFGTAGMIQDWIEGGFMSSPAEMTMKITSILGTFAKYFTIHYDDTQCTHSSEY; the protein is encoded by the coding sequence TTGAAAACGCATTCAGTTCAAGCAGAAAGAACAAAGCAGTTTTTGAAAAAATCATTTATTAAAATGGTTCACGAAAAAGGCTACAATGCTGTAACAGTGAAGGATATTGTGACAGATGCCGGTTATAATCGAACAACCTTTTATTTGCATTATCAGGATAAGCAAGATTTAGTAGAAGAGCTAATGCAGGAGATGTCTGAGCTAATCCAGCACTATAGTATGTGCAAATATAAAAGAGACATTCCGATTGATGTCATGAAAATGAGTAATTTATCTTTTGATTTGTTTTATTTTATTTATGATTATCGCGATTATTTTTCCTTGCTATTAGTGGAAGATACTTTGCCAAGCATTCATCGCCAATTACCTGATAAAATATATCATATGTTAATACGTCATTTTCAATTTAAGTACAATGATGCCAATACCGACGACCAATATCAAAAGCGCTATATGGCATTTGGTACTGCAGGTATGATTCAAGATTGGATTGAAGGTGGATTTATGAGTAGTCCAGCCGAAATGACAATGAAGATAACATCAATTTTAGGTACTTTTGCAAAGTACTTTACGATTCATTACGACGATACTCAGTGCACACATAGCTCGGAATATTAA
- a CDS encoding SDR family NAD(P)-dependent oxidoreductase, with protein MKRFEDKVVIITGAAGGIGKEIARKLAGEGAKLALVDLNEGALHEVMTELELPEDKTLLVKADVSKEADVKNYVEQTLVKFGKIDGFANNAGVEGPAKPLEELTEQDFDFVYSINVKGAFFGIKYVLPVMKQQKQGSIVNTASVAGLIGSPNMLLYNSSKHALMGINKVAAIEAAPFNVRVNTVNPGVINTQMMRHIEEKVAPGASEVARAAYNDAVPLKRYGEPEEVANVVAFLLSDESSYVSSSSYTVDGALYNV; from the coding sequence GTGAAACGATTTGAAGATAAAGTGGTCATCATTACAGGGGCTGCTGGCGGAATCGGAAAAGAAATCGCCCGTAAATTAGCTGGTGAAGGTGCAAAATTAGCGCTTGTCGATTTAAACGAAGGTGCATTACATGAAGTGATGACAGAGCTAGAGCTTCCAGAGGATAAAACACTTTTAGTAAAAGCGGATGTATCAAAAGAAGCAGATGTTAAAAATTATGTTGAGCAAACTCTAGTGAAATTTGGCAAAATTGATGGCTTTGCTAATAACGCAGGTGTTGAAGGTCCAGCAAAACCTCTCGAAGAGCTTACAGAGCAAGATTTTGACTTTGTTTATAGCATTAATGTAAAGGGTGCATTTTTCGGCATTAAATATGTACTTCCTGTTATGAAGCAACAAAAGCAAGGCTCAATCGTGAATACGGCTTCAGTAGCAGGCTTAATTGGTTCACCAAATATGCTACTTTATAACTCCTCAAAACATGCATTAATGGGAATTAATAAAGTGGCAGCTATTGAGGCAGCGCCATTTAATGTCCGTGTAAATACAGTAAACCCTGGAGTTATCAATACGCAAATGATGCGTCATATTGAAGAAAAAGTTGCCCCAGGCGCAAGTGAGGTAGCACGTGCTGCTTATAATGATGCCGTACCTTTGAAACGCTACGGAGAGCCAGAAGAAGTGGCGAATGTTGTAGCCTTCTTATTATCAGATGAATCATCGTATGTAAGCTCTTCATCTTACACTGTTGATGGTGCATTATATAACGTTTAA